Within Sporanaerobacter acetigenes DSM 13106, the genomic segment GCATTTTTTACTTACAAAGACTTATTTTATAAATGTTGAGAACAAAATATTTTTTAATTTCAACTAACATTTATGGCTAAAATATTTATCCAAAAATATTCTATGGCTATTTGGTATGTTATCAGGCAAATCTTCACATCCAAAAAATCTTAATTCTTTAGTTTCTAAATTGTCGCTCTTCAATTCTCCACTAAAATTTTTAGTAATATATCCAATAGTTATAAAATACGCTTTATCTAAGTTGGGTAATTGTATATAGCATTTTCTTCCTGATGTTGTTCCCAATAAACTCAAGTCCTTGATATCCAAGCCAGTCTCTTCTTTCGTTTCCCTTATTGCTGTATCTTCAAGTGCTTCACCTAATTCTGTAATTCTACCAATCAATCCCCATTTAAAAGGATATGCTCCCTTCTTTGAAGTAAAACTTGATTGCTTTCATTTATTATTAATATATTTACTCCAGTTAGGTTTATCACGTCATGCCCTATTTTATCCCGTAAGTACTTTACATAGTTCATTTTTTCGATTAGTTCCTCCTTTGAACTAGCAAGACTTCTGTAAGGAACAACCCTCGTGCTGTTCCGCCTTTACGACCAATAATACTACATATATCCATCAATTATTTTAACCCCATATCCTTGATTTCTTTTATTCTATCAAATATATTAACTAATTTCTATTATATTTTAATTGAAACAAAAAATAACCCGCTAGTCTTAAGCTTTATAACCTTTAAACTAGGGGGCACTTGTACTACTTTATATTTTTATCTTCTATTTCTTCAAAGATATATCTAAACTGTTCCATATTACAAAAACTGATTCTTTTATTTCATCCCATGATATGTCATTAGCATAACTATATTTCTTCTGATATCTAGTCCAGTGACTATATAAAATGTCACTTGAAAAAATCTCTTCAAGAATTAAATCTCCTTCTTGCAACATATTTGATGAACCCCTTCTTTCTGACGTTGTTATAATTGCTTTAGTTAGTAAATCCTTATTAATATTATGTCCTTGAACTTTTAGCAGAATATGAATATCATAAAAATCTCTTAGCCTTGTATTTGCAATACTTCTTGAAATAATTGTTTCAAGTTTCTCAGCTATAACAGTTTCTATATTATAAGCAAGAATATATATACTTCTGTCCTCTAACAATAAATCAAAGGTATACCCAACTTCTTTTGGTGTAATTTCATCACCTGTAGTAATATCAACCTTTAATGGTATTCTAGCATTTTCCATACAGGCTTCAAGGGATACTCTGAATCCATTGTACTCATCTTCAGCTCGTATTTCTTCTATCCCTTTAAATACCATATCTACGCCAACTAAAGCTGCTACCAACATACCACCTTTTAAAATAAACTTATTCTTAAATTTTTCATAGCAATATCTCCATATACTTTCTTAAGTAATTTTGTACTCCTAATTCTTTTGCATATCTTAATAGCAATGGAATATTTTTATCCTTAGAACCTAAATACCTTTTAATGGATTCATTTAAAATGGCAATATCCATAAGGAACAGTTACAGACCATTCAATGGGATCTCTATCTGTTAAGTCATGTAAATACAATGCAGTTTCATGAGAAAAAATAGCCCTCTGATTTTTAGCCTGAAGTCTGTACATTTCATCATCAAATGTATCTGGTGTCAAATATACCCCATGAGCAACTCTCTCTAATTTATTCTCTTTTACTAAAATATTTAAATATTGTCTTGGAATACCTGCTTCTTCAACTTCTTTCGTAAAGATTAAACCATCCTTGCCATCGATTAGTCTTTCCAATTTATCTTGATAATTCATAATTATCAACTCCCATTTACTTTTACACTATAATTATAAATTATTTGAGCGTAAATATAAATCGTTTTATGCTTAAACTTATATAAGACTTCATTATAATTGTGCAATCCAATTACTGATAAATAGGCTATATTGCTACTTTTATATTAATATCTAAAAAATTTTAATATACTTTGAAAGCAGTTCAAAATACTTATCACTATATCTATGAAATTCACCTTTATATATCATATCCCTTAATTCTTCTACAGTTACCCATTTAACATCACTTACTTCTTCTTTTTGCAACTTAATATCTTCCAAATTTATCTCTTGTTTTACTACCCAAATATCAGTAAAATCATTCTTTCGTTTATGTCTAATAGGTTTATATGCTGGGTAAATATCAATTCCCAATTCTTCTTTTGTTTCTCTACATGTAGCAGTAATACTATCTTCCCCTTGTATTGCTGATCCTCCAGTAATTGCCCATTTTCCTGGAGCAAATTTTAAATTTTTTGGTCTTTTTTGAATTAATATTTCTCCTTTGCCATTAATAATCCATATATGCACTATTAAATGATATTCGCCATCTCCTAAGTTTTCTCCTCTAGTAATAGTTTTTCCAGTCATATTCCCATTCTTATCCAATATATCCCATGTTTCCATAGAAATTCCTCCCCGTTCTACGATAAATACTCAATTTAATTTGGTTGCATAATCTTCCAAATCTTAACTATATTATACATAAACAATAACAAAAACCAGTTAGGAATATTACCCCACAAAACAGCAAAAACCCCTTGAAATCAAGGATTTCCTATTGTATCAATATTTAAGTTCTTTTATGTCTAATGACTTGAATTTTAATACAATTTAGCAATATTCGATTAACGCTAAAAGGTATATTAATGCTAAATTGTGCACATACCTACAAAGGCTTTTTAATATATATTCTAACAATATAAGTAAGTCAATATAAAGAATTTTTTCCCTAACTAACTACTCATGGTGAATATCATATAAAGAATATGAACCACTTTATTTAATGCTAAACTTATAGTAGGCTAAAGCATCATCGTCATAAAGATATTCAAATCCCAATTTTTCCAAAATGTGTTTACTTCTATGATTTCTATGTACTACATCTGCATAAATAATTTTAAGACCTAATGTATTTATCGCATAATCAATTAGCAATCGCTGTGCCTCTATGCCATATCCATTTCC encodes:
- a CDS encoding type IV toxin-antitoxin system AbiEi family antitoxin domain-containing protein is translated as MNYQDKLERLIDGKDGLIFTKEVEEAGIPRQYLNILVKENKLERVAHGVYLTPDTFDDEMYRLQAKNQRAIFSHETALYLHDLTDRDPIEWSVTVPYGYCHFK
- a CDS encoding NUDIX hydrolase, with translation METWDILDKNGNMTGKTITRGENLGDGEYHLIVHIWIINGKGEILIQKRPKNLKFAPGKWAITGGSAIQGEDSITATCRETKEELGIDIYPAYKPIRHKRKNDFTDIWVVKQEINLEDIKLQKEEVSDVKWVTVEELRDMIYKGEFHRYSDKYFELLSKYIKIF
- a CDS encoding nucleotidyl transferase AbiEii/AbiGii toxin family protein, whose amino-acid sequence is MLVAALVGVDMVFKGIEEIRAEDEYNGFRVSLEACMENARIPLKVDITTGDEITPKEVGYTFDLLLEDRSIYILAYNIETVIAEKLETIISRSIANTRLRDFYDIHILLKVQGHNINKDLLTKAIITTSERRGSSNMLQEGDLILEEIFSSDILYSHWTRYQKKYSYANDISWDEIKESVFVIWNSLDISLKK